A single window of Corallincola holothuriorum DNA harbors:
- a CDS encoding CHASE domain-containing protein, protein MRISIKATHFVVVCLGYILLANLGSYFAIPPSPASAIWPAAGFALATVLLFGRIAWPAIWLGSFYVTQQINWGALSWGSFLLPATMSLGATLHAAVGAALVRRFVGFPDPLLKQSKIILFTLLVGPVSTLISSLIGATALTGFDVIPAEAWRSSWLTWYTGDCIGALLFAPFTLLVLGGEKVFGRHRRLLVVLPTLITFLLVTWSFNLSRQAHQEKLTLEREAAFQQLHAEVVKMLEISAEPLLSLTAFFQFSEKVRREEFVHFVTVIRRNLPAIKAISWVPRVTHAQRQAYESQAIQAGFKDYQFTQLNDNGVMVRRQPADVYYPIFYNEPYIGNEKALGLDLLFHPLTRGVVSRTIQQSELSITPPIQLVQETGTSYGFLLLYPVWLHGEEQGEFADGLVEAVFRANDLFADLTVQAEQLGYVFNVDDITDGEQRAPLVARAGVDELPIFQQVIPIHNRQWQLSYFPRTSAVTAKDDWFSWSTLVLGMLFTGLLQLFAFVMTGTNAVISKTVVERTEQMRMAKEEAERANAAKSQFLANMSHEIRTPMNAIIGLTELLLSDKLSSNQRKRLGQVKVSADTLLQLLNELLDMEKILSEQLEIEQVSFSLDDVMLKVDALFSSAAQQKGIQFSIEIDDVPANLVGDPLRLAQVLFNLVSNALKFTEQGEIKLQVSGRALADERWQLTFAVTDTGIGIADEAIANLFQPFTQADASMARLYGGSGLGLSISQRLVNLMGGAIEIDSQQGKGSCFRFSLALLAADDQANDAAGVTPASVDLSVLADKDVLIVDDNGVNREILESQLQAQQVRVYQAEDGPAALAALHQQRFDAVLLDIQMPGMDGYEVCRQIRLNPRLTELPVIAVSANVMKAHREQAYQQGFNDYITKPIEGDRLYPTLAYWLEGEPSDKIHLAETLVEPEREESSPIDLAAGQAMAALDAEAGSVRAGNEALYQRLLAMFVDDFCDFSVQLQQQYRVQNREEMINLLHRLKGVSGNLCVEEVAALSAAFEQRYLDDGELDDDEVQRLCNALQRAFAAVEEYLLTVKQEEVVDTSVQPLETLLSELRQSLQQSEYIDEDMLQQVSLALAANNIDGSALLTAITHMDETLALQLLDEIVAAT, encoded by the coding sequence ATGCGGATCAGCATAAAGGCGACCCATTTTGTCGTGGTTTGTCTCGGTTACATACTACTGGCTAACTTGGGCTCGTACTTTGCTATACCACCCAGCCCCGCCAGTGCAATATGGCCTGCAGCAGGTTTTGCTCTGGCCACTGTTCTGCTATTCGGCCGGATTGCTTGGCCTGCTATTTGGCTGGGTTCCTTCTACGTTACTCAGCAGATTAATTGGGGTGCGCTCAGTTGGGGGAGTTTCCTTCTCCCCGCTACTATGTCGCTGGGGGCGACCTTACACGCAGCTGTTGGTGCTGCGCTGGTTCGCCGTTTTGTTGGTTTTCCAGATCCCTTGCTTAAGCAAAGCAAAATCATTCTGTTTACCCTGTTAGTTGGGCCGGTAAGTACCCTTATATCGTCGCTGATCGGCGCGACCGCTTTGACTGGGTTTGATGTGATCCCCGCTGAAGCGTGGCGCAGCAGCTGGTTGACCTGGTACACCGGTGATTGTATCGGTGCTTTGCTATTTGCGCCGTTCACCTTGCTGGTTTTGGGTGGCGAGAAAGTCTTTGGTCGTCACCGGCGGCTCTTGGTGGTGTTACCGACACTGATTACCTTCTTGTTGGTGACCTGGAGTTTTAATCTGAGCCGGCAAGCCCACCAAGAAAAGCTGACTTTGGAACGTGAAGCTGCTTTTCAGCAGTTACATGCTGAAGTGGTAAAAATGTTGGAAATAAGTGCCGAGCCTTTGTTGTCTCTCACTGCCTTTTTTCAATTTTCAGAAAAAGTTCGTCGAGAAGAGTTTGTTCATTTTGTTACCGTGATCCGTCGCAACTTACCGGCAATAAAGGCGATATCCTGGGTGCCTAGAGTCACTCATGCTCAGCGTCAGGCGTATGAATCGCAGGCGATCCAGGCGGGTTTTAAGGATTATCAGTTTACCCAGCTTAATGATAACGGTGTGATGGTGCGTCGACAGCCGGCTGATGTTTACTACCCGATATTTTATAACGAGCCATATATTGGCAACGAAAAGGCATTGGGTTTGGATCTGCTGTTTCACCCGCTGACGAGGGGGGTGGTGAGTCGAACTATCCAGCAATCTGAACTTAGCATTACACCGCCAATTCAGCTGGTGCAAGAGACAGGTACAAGTTATGGCTTCTTATTACTTTATCCTGTGTGGCTGCATGGTGAGGAGCAGGGCGAGTTTGCAGATGGCTTGGTTGAAGCGGTCTTTCGTGCCAACGATCTGTTTGCTGACTTAACTGTGCAGGCCGAACAGCTCGGCTATGTTTTCAACGTCGATGACATTACTGATGGGGAACAAAGAGCGCCGTTGGTGGCGAGGGCTGGAGTTGATGAACTGCCCATTTTTCAACAAGTGATACCTATCCATAATCGGCAGTGGCAGTTAAGTTATTTTCCTAGAACGTCTGCTGTTACTGCAAAAGATGATTGGTTCAGCTGGTCCACTCTGGTTTTGGGGATGCTGTTTACAGGCTTATTGCAGCTATTCGCATTTGTGATGACGGGAACCAACGCAGTGATCAGCAAAACCGTGGTGGAGCGTACCGAGCAGATGCGCATGGCGAAGGAGGAGGCTGAGCGGGCAAATGCCGCCAAATCACAGTTCCTTGCCAACATGAGTCATGAGATCCGCACGCCGATGAATGCCATTATCGGTTTAACTGAGCTGTTGCTCAGCGATAAGCTGTCATCGAACCAACGCAAGCGTTTAGGTCAGGTTAAAGTTTCTGCCGATACCTTACTTCAGTTGCTAAATGAGTTGTTGGATATGGAGAAGATACTCTCTGAGCAGCTAGAAATAGAGCAGGTATCCTTTTCATTAGATGATGTGATGCTCAAAGTCGATGCGCTGTTTAGTAGTGCAGCGCAACAGAAAGGCATTCAGTTTTCGATCGAGATTGACGATGTGCCAGCGAATTTGGTGGGAGATCCATTAAGACTGGCGCAGGTGTTGTTTAACCTGGTTTCCAACGCCTTGAAATTTACTGAACAGGGAGAGATCAAGTTACAGGTGAGCGGCCGAGCGTTAGCCGATGAACGTTGGCAGCTGACGTTTGCTGTGACGGATACAGGCATTGGCATTGCTGACGAGGCGATAGCAAATTTGTTTCAGCCCTTTACGCAGGCTGATGCGTCTATGGCAAGATTGTACGGTGGCAGTGGCTTGGGGTTGAGTATAAGCCAGCGCTTGGTGAACCTGATGGGGGGAGCGATAGAGATCGATTCCCAGCAGGGTAAAGGCAGCTGTTTTCGATTCAGCCTAGCGTTGCTGGCAGCAGACGATCAAGCGAATGATGCTGCCGGGGTGACACCTGCCAGCGTTGATCTGTCAGTACTCGCCGATAAAGATGTTTTGATTGTCGATGATAATGGTGTCAATCGAGAGATCCTGGAGTCGCAACTACAGGCGCAACAGGTGCGGGTGTATCAGGCTGAGGATGGGCCTGCCGCATTGGCTGCACTCCATCAACAACGCTTCGACGCCGTATTGTTAGATATTCAGATGCCAGGTATGGATGGTTATGAAGTGTGCCGACAGATCCGATTGAACCCGAGATTGACAGAGCTACCTGTGATTGCTGTGAGTGCTAATGTCATGAAGGCCCATCGGGAGCAGGCCTATCAACAGGGCTTTAATGACTATATTACTAAGCCGATTGAAGGCGACCGTTTGTACCCAACATTGGCCTACTGGTTAGAAGGTGAGCCCAGCGACAAAATTCATCTGGCTGAAACATTGGTAGAGCCAGAGCGGGAAGAGTCGTCGCCGATCGACCTCGCTGCAGGGCAAGCTATGGCAGCTCTTGATGCTGAAGCAGGAAGCGTGCGCGCCGGAAATGAAGCGCTGTACCAACGTTTGCTAGCGATGTTCGTTGATGACTTCTGTGACTTCTCGGTGCAACTACAGCAGCAGTATCGCGTTCAGAACAGAGAAGAGATGATCAATCTTTTGCATCGTTTGAAAGGGGTGAGTGGCAATCTGTGTGTGGAGGAAGTCGCAGCGCTCAGTGCGGCATTTGAGCAGCGTTATTTAGATGACGGCGAACTGGATGACGATGAGGTGCAACGCTTGTGTAACGCTTTACAGCGTGCATTTGCTGCGGTTGAGGAGTACCTGCTTACGGTTAAACAGGAGGAGGTTGTCGATACTTCGGTTCAACCCCTGGAGACACTGCTTTCCGAGCTGCGCCAATCATTACAGCAATCGGAATATATTGATGAAGATATGTTGCAGCAGGTGTCATTAGCATTGGCCGCTAATAATATTGATGGCAGTGCACTATTGACCGCCATTACGCACATGGATGAAACGTTGGCGTTGCAGCTACTGGATGAAATAGTAGCTGCAACGTAA
- a CDS encoding Dyp-type peroxidase, with amino-acid sequence MTVSSLAQAGILAAVPAAGCYLTFSLRSTETLCTDLQALAASADGEACVVGIGLATLNALNVTVDGMKEVAALTGVGVSSPATPAALWCWLRGDERGELLHRAREIETMLAGSFELQQKIDGFKHKEGRDLTGYEDGTENPEGEAAVAATLLASEQPGLAGSSFVTAQLWRHNWREFDQMTQGAKDDCIGRRQSDNVEFSEAPPSAHVKRTAQESFTPEAFMSRRSMPWSDPHGSGLMFVCFANSFYPFEAQMKRMLGLEDGIVDGLFNFSQPQGTAYFWCPPKSNQGGLDLTALAL; translated from the coding sequence ATGACCGTATCTTCTTTGGCCCAAGCGGGCATCTTAGCCGCCGTTCCTGCAGCTGGCTGTTATCTGACTTTTTCTCTACGGAGTACGGAGACGCTTTGCACGGATCTACAAGCGCTGGCGGCGTCAGCCGATGGCGAAGCTTGTGTGGTGGGTATAGGTTTGGCTACGCTGAATGCGCTGAACGTCACGGTTGATGGCATGAAAGAGGTGGCTGCGTTGACGGGGGTTGGAGTCTCCTCTCCTGCGACACCTGCCGCCTTGTGGTGCTGGTTGCGTGGTGACGAACGTGGCGAGCTGTTGCACCGCGCCCGTGAGATCGAAACGATGCTTGCCGGTAGCTTTGAGTTGCAGCAAAAAATCGACGGCTTTAAACATAAAGAGGGGCGGGACCTGACCGGCTACGAAGATGGCACAGAGAACCCTGAGGGAGAGGCTGCTGTGGCTGCAACTTTACTGGCCAGTGAGCAACCTGGACTGGCGGGCAGTAGTTTCGTGACTGCACAATTGTGGCGGCATAACTGGCGTGAATTTGATCAGATGACGCAGGGGGCTAAAGATGATTGTATTGGCCGTCGGCAGAGCGATAACGTTGAGTTTTCTGAGGCGCCCCCTTCGGCACATGTGAAGCGCACCGCGCAGGAAAGCTTCACCCCGGAAGCCTTTATGTCCCGTCGCTCAATGCCATGGTCAGATCCCCATGGCAGTGGTTTGATGTTTGTCTGCTTTGCTAACAGCTTTTATCCCTTTGAAGCGCAAATGAAACGGATGCTGGGGTTGGAAGATGGCATTGTTGATGGATTGTTTAACTTTAGCCAACCTCAAGGCACCGCTTACTTCTGGTGTCCGCCAAAGTCGAATCAAGGTGGTCTCGATTTGACTGCGTTGGCTTTGTAA
- a CDS encoding lipocalin family protein, which yields MPFSRCASIIGGLLIALFAIVGCEPSSKFELPPDKSSLVGAWLRTQPAGDGYEGIVLEADGRASVLGIGSVQAAHWDWENGSILLAVYEDNTAVELTTTVKRMMVVELDRHTMTLETQSDYFSGVYLRRDDAVSRIVGRVVLPVAQLENDSTLTFTLESDGAVGAESHRLLSHKLRIHSKQADGTVPFSLYFVNADLQQGYDYQLVVELADAGGRHHHHAKHSAAINRNGDPDPELLVNLVPVEVKSQG from the coding sequence ATGCCTTTCTCCCGTTGCGCCTCAATTATTGGCGGCTTGCTTATTGCGCTGTTTGCAATCGTTGGCTGTGAGCCATCCTCTAAGTTCGAGTTGCCGCCAGATAAGTCATCGTTGGTCGGTGCATGGTTGCGTACCCAACCCGCAGGCGATGGTTACGAGGGGATTGTATTAGAAGCTGACGGTCGTGCATCCGTCCTCGGTATAGGCTCGGTGCAAGCGGCGCATTGGGATTGGGAGAATGGCTCTATATTGTTGGCTGTCTATGAAGACAATACGGCCGTTGAGTTGACCACAACGGTTAAGCGGATGATGGTGGTGGAGTTAGATCGTCACACCATGACGTTAGAAACCCAATCTGATTACTTTTCAGGTGTCTATTTGCGTCGCGATGATGCGGTTAGCCGTATTGTTGGGCGAGTGGTGTTGCCGGTGGCGCAGCTGGAGAACGATTCAACGCTAACGTTTACATTAGAAAGTGATGGTGCCGTGGGGGCTGAGTCCCATCGTTTGCTGTCGCATAAACTCCGCATTCATAGCAAACAAGCTGACGGCACTGTGCCGTTTTCGCTCTATTTTGTGAATGCGGATCTGCAGCAAGGGTATGACTACCAACTTGTGGTTGAGTTGGCAGACGCTGGCGGGCGACATCATCATCACGCCAAGCATTCTGCCGCGATCAATCGCAACGGCGATCCCGATCCAGAACTGTTGGTTAATTTGGTACCTGTTGAGGTGAAATCACAAGGATAA
- a CDS encoding valine--pyruvate transaminase, which yields MPSHFEKKFSQPSAISSLMEDLNQGVQNDQMLMLGGGNPAQIPAVKALFQRQIEAAAEDQTLLEGLSNYAGPLGKDSFRQHLAELLSSVFDSEIQPQHIALTNGSQSAFFALANLFAGQREDGSLKKILLPMSPEYIGYSDLGVKDDIFTSIKPQINLLDNREFKYQIDFEQLDITEDIGLVVTSCPTNPSGNVLTETELSELDRRCQAANTPLLLDCAYGAPFPNIVFSELKLPFNDNVILCLSLSKLGLPGARCGIIVAAPNIIKTLANLSGVMSLAPGNIGPVIAESMVSSGEIVKVSNELIQPYYHDKACYLAAKLKQAIDDPRFRIHKPEGAIFLWLWFKDLPISSQALYLRLKEKRLVVVAGQHFFPGLQSDWRHQQECVRLSYAQSEEVLDEAVTILAAEIKAIYAEHDK from the coding sequence ATGCCCAGTCACTTCGAAAAGAAATTTAGCCAGCCCTCTGCCATCTCATCGTTAATGGAAGACCTCAATCAAGGGGTGCAAAACGACCAGATGTTGATGCTAGGTGGTGGTAATCCGGCACAAATACCCGCCGTTAAGGCACTTTTTCAACGCCAAATCGAAGCGGCTGCCGAAGATCAAACTCTGCTGGAAGGACTAAGTAATTATGCCGGGCCGCTCGGTAAAGATAGCTTTCGCCAACATCTGGCAGAGTTACTTTCTAGTGTGTTCGACAGCGAGATACAGCCACAGCATATTGCCCTGACCAACGGTTCACAGAGCGCTTTCTTTGCCCTGGCCAACCTGTTCGCTGGACAGCGTGAGGATGGCTCGCTGAAAAAGATCCTGTTACCTATGTCACCGGAATATATTGGTTACAGCGATCTCGGGGTTAAAGATGACATTTTCACCAGCATTAAGCCGCAAATTAATCTTTTAGATAACCGCGAATTCAAATACCAGATCGATTTTGAACAGCTAGATATTACAGAAGATATCGGATTGGTGGTCACATCATGTCCAACGAATCCATCAGGCAATGTCCTAACCGAAACAGAACTTTCAGAGCTGGATCGTAGATGTCAGGCTGCCAACACGCCCCTGCTACTTGATTGCGCCTATGGTGCGCCATTTCCCAACATTGTGTTTTCAGAGCTTAAACTGCCCTTTAATGACAATGTGATCCTCTGTCTCAGCTTATCTAAACTCGGACTGCCTGGGGCGCGCTGCGGTATCATAGTCGCCGCTCCCAACATCATCAAAACATTAGCCAATCTTTCTGGCGTAATGAGTTTGGCGCCTGGCAATATCGGTCCTGTCATCGCCGAATCGATGGTAAGCAGTGGCGAGATAGTGAAAGTCAGTAATGAGTTAATACAGCCCTACTATCATGATAAAGCATGTTATTTGGCGGCAAAGCTTAAACAGGCGATTGACGATCCACGATTCCGGATCCACAAACCAGAAGGCGCTATCTTTCTCTGGTTGTGGTTCAAAGATCTGCCCATCAGTTCACAAGCACTTTACCTGCGCCTCAAAGAGAAGCGCTTAGTCGTGGTGGCAGGACAACATTTCTTTCCAGGTTTGCAGAGTGACTGGCGCCATCAGCAGGAGTGTGTTCGCCTCTCTTACGCCCAGTCAGAAGAGGTACTCGATGAAGCCGTCACAATCCTCGCCGCTGAGATCAAAGCCATCTACGCTGAGCATGACAAATAA
- the yfbR gene encoding 5'-deoxynucleotidase has protein sequence MRNVFFALMSRMQNIQRWSKSNPTRSENVAEHSLQVAMFAHCLGVIRNTVYTDRPQVNEDKLATLALFHDGPEVLTEDVNSLIKYSDNRMLNLCREMEHIACDMMVNTVPEEMADIYRPLIQQHEQGSEEGLFVKAADILSAYAKALSELRANNTEFKGTKEKLDKVLADYCERLPEVGYFMEKFMPSFMLTIDDLVDAAFMPSDGEQKALHRRRVI, from the coding sequence ATGCGAAATGTGTTTTTTGCTCTGATGTCCCGCATGCAAAACATCCAACGCTGGAGTAAATCGAATCCTACCCGCTCTGAAAATGTTGCTGAACACAGTTTACAGGTTGCGATGTTTGCGCATTGCCTAGGAGTGATCCGCAATACAGTTTACACAGACCGCCCTCAGGTAAATGAAGACAAATTAGCGACCCTGGCCTTGTTTCACGATGGCCCGGAAGTGTTGACCGAAGATGTGAATAGCCTGATTAAGTACAGTGATAACAGAATGCTAAATCTATGCCGCGAAATGGAACATATCGCTTGCGACATGATGGTAAACACGGTGCCGGAGGAGATGGCTGATATCTATCGACCGCTAATTCAACAGCATGAGCAGGGCAGTGAAGAGGGGCTATTTGTTAAGGCGGCCGATATTTTGTCTGCTTATGCTAAGGCATTGTCAGAATTACGGGCAAACAATACTGAATTCAAAGGAACGAAAGAGAAGCTCGATAAGGTGTTGGCTGACTATTGTGAACGTCTGCCGGAGGTTGGCTACTTTATGGAGAAATTTATGCCTTCTTTTATGCTGACTATTGATGATTTAGTGGATGCGGCGTTTATGCCCAGTGATGGAGAGCAGAAAGCGTTGCATCGACGCCGAGTTATTTAA
- a CDS encoding isoamylase early set domain-containing protein: MSVKKQFLKSKPVVKVTFEVSKEAAQDAKDVYLLCEHNGWQREPMKGLKAGHFKATVNLPTDEKADYEYRFCLVKEDGTEVFDNDWEAESYRPSPMGGDNSVISVSE, translated from the coding sequence ATGTCCGTTAAGAAGCAGTTCCTAAAATCAAAGCCTGTAGTAAAGGTAACCTTTGAAGTAAGCAAAGAGGCCGCTCAAGACGCCAAAGATGTTTACTTACTTTGTGAACACAACGGTTGGCAGCGCGAACCGATGAAAGGCTTGAAAGCAGGTCATTTCAAGGCAACCGTCAATCTGCCAACAGATGAAAAAGCAGACTATGAATACCGCTTCTGCTTGGTTAAAGAAGACGGTACGGAAGTATTTGATAACGATTGGGAAGCTGAAAGTTATCGTCCTAGCCCCATGGGTGGAGATAACTCGGTCATCAGTGTTTCTGAGTAG
- the mutH gene encoding DNA mismatch repair endonuclease MutH, whose protein sequence is MQPRPSAPTSLDILIARAEAIAGLSLAELAEHYSIQMPKNLTREKGWVGQLIEYALGADAGSRPEPDFTKLGVELKTLPVSHLGEPLETTYICVAPRLGQSGVCWRQSLVYKKLAHVLWVPVEAERQQPLHERRIGTPLLWQPTEQQEALLQADWEELMELIALGHSISARHGEYLQLRPKAADGSVTTKAFDDQGKPIQAQPKGFYLKKTFTRMLLQQAFVTVPI, encoded by the coding sequence GTGCAACCTCGTCCATCCGCGCCAACATCCCTTGATATATTAATTGCTCGCGCCGAAGCCATCGCTGGGCTTTCCTTGGCAGAGCTCGCGGAGCACTACAGCATCCAAATGCCGAAAAACCTGACCAGAGAAAAGGGCTGGGTCGGGCAACTAATTGAGTACGCTTTAGGCGCCGACGCAGGCTCCAGGCCGGAACCTGACTTCACCAAGCTCGGAGTCGAATTAAAGACCCTGCCAGTGAGTCACTTAGGTGAGCCGCTGGAAACCACCTATATCTGTGTCGCGCCGAGATTAGGACAAAGCGGTGTGTGCTGGCGACAATCACTCGTCTATAAAAAGCTAGCTCACGTGCTTTGGGTGCCAGTTGAAGCTGAACGACAACAGCCGTTACATGAACGCCGCATCGGCACGCCACTATTGTGGCAACCCACAGAACAACAGGAAGCCTTGCTGCAAGCGGACTGGGAAGAATTAATGGAGCTGATCGCGCTTGGACATTCAATCAGTGCACGCCATGGAGAATATTTGCAGCTCAGACCAAAAGCCGCTGACGGTTCAGTGACCACCAAAGCTTTTGATGATCAGGGCAAACCGATCCAGGCTCAACCGAAAGGGTTCTATTTGAAGAAAACCTTTACGCGCATGTTATTACAGCAAGCTTTTGTCACTGTTCCGATTTGA
- the rppH gene encoding RNA pyrophosphohydrolase, translating to MIDSEGYRANVGIVICNRLGQVFWARRFGQHSWQFPQGGINEGETAEQAMFRELYEEVGLKPQDVKIIATTKNWLRYKLPKRLIRRDSSPMCIGQKQRWFLLRLESKEDAVNLKASHHPEFDGWRWVSFWYPVRQVVSFKREVYRRAMKEFAIAAQPPSHKRRPRRRNR from the coding sequence GTGATCGATTCAGAAGGCTACCGCGCGAATGTCGGTATCGTCATCTGTAACCGATTGGGTCAAGTGTTTTGGGCGCGTCGCTTTGGACAACACTCCTGGCAGTTTCCTCAAGGTGGTATAAACGAAGGGGAAACCGCTGAACAGGCGATGTTTCGAGAACTCTACGAAGAAGTAGGGTTAAAGCCGCAAGACGTTAAGATTATTGCGACAACCAAAAACTGGTTGCGTTACAAACTACCCAAGCGGTTAATCAGGCGAGATTCATCTCCAATGTGTATTGGCCAGAAGCAACGCTGGTTTTTACTTCGACTGGAATCTAAAGAGGATGCCGTTAACCTCAAGGCAAGCCATCACCCCGAATTTGATGGTTGGCGTTGGGTGAGTTTTTGGTATCCGGTTCGACAGGTCGTCTCTTTTAAGCGGGAAGTGTATCGCCGCGCAATGAAAGAGTTCGCCATTGCTGCTCAGCCGCCTTCGCATAAGCGGCGGCCACGTAGACGGAATAGATAG
- the ptsP gene encoding phosphoenolpyruvate--protein phosphotransferase: MLTTLRRIVQQVNQTSDLEHALDLLAAETKAAMSVDCCSVYLADYEQQQFLLMATDGLEQAAVGQVTIGFSEGLVGLVGQREEPINVANAQQHPRFKFFPEAKEDTLCAFLGTPIIHHRKVLGVLVVQHADARQFSANEESFLVTLAAQLATVIAHAEARGVLERASGRQRRWVKTLKGVPGSPGVVIGRAFVAEPSYRLESVPIVQAEDKDAELKRFIHALASTRQELRVLANRMTELVSPEVAAIFEMYQQMLQDASIADAVEAEIEQGLAAQSAVKKVLLGFVDQFEAMTDPYIRERASDVRDLGQRLLAQLNPNKRDQRQLEDEVILVAEEVTASMLAEIPRRKLAGLLSMRGSNNSHAAILARAMGVPALLGIEEVPVAQLDGLELIIDGYSGELYVSPNEAVLSEYRRLIGEEDELRSVYTKQADLSATTPDGFEVRIHLNAGLSADTDIAHSSGADGVGLYRTEIPFMMEDRFPSEEAQFNIYRKVLQSYCGRPVTMRTLDVGGDKSLPYFPINEDNPFLGWRGIRMTLDHPEIFLVQIRAMLRANLGMDSLNIMFPMITSISEVDEALRLTRQAYREVSEEIAAQGNDQLLARPKIGVMIEVPGIIYQLPALASRVDFISVGSNDLTQYLLAVDRNNSRVAELYDSYHPAVLLALKHIFDQAHKCGIPVSLCGELAGEPAGALLLMAMGYRQLSMNIHNIPKIKWVIRKARLDQSKQVLDQVLALESPNDVRRVMSQHLETLGLGGLVRAGK, from the coding sequence ATGTTGACCACGCTGCGAAGAATTGTTCAGCAGGTTAATCAAACCTCCGATCTTGAGCATGCGCTAGACCTGTTGGCGGCTGAAACCAAAGCCGCCATGTCGGTTGATTGTTGTTCTGTCTACTTAGCGGATTATGAGCAGCAACAATTTCTCTTGATGGCCACCGATGGACTTGAACAGGCTGCGGTTGGTCAAGTCACTATCGGATTCTCTGAAGGCTTAGTTGGGTTAGTCGGACAGCGAGAAGAGCCGATTAACGTGGCAAATGCGCAACAACACCCTCGCTTTAAATTCTTCCCGGAAGCAAAAGAAGATACGCTCTGTGCATTCCTCGGTACACCGATTATTCATCACCGCAAAGTGTTGGGTGTCTTGGTGGTACAGCATGCAGATGCCCGCCAGTTCAGTGCTAACGAAGAGTCATTTCTTGTTACCCTAGCGGCGCAGTTGGCGACGGTTATTGCCCATGCAGAAGCGCGTGGGGTGCTTGAACGGGCGAGTGGACGTCAGCGGCGTTGGGTGAAAACCCTTAAAGGGGTACCCGGCTCGCCTGGTGTGGTTATTGGCCGTGCGTTTGTTGCTGAGCCAAGCTATCGCTTGGAATCTGTACCCATTGTTCAAGCAGAAGATAAAGACGCTGAACTCAAACGCTTTATACATGCGTTGGCATCCACTCGGCAGGAGTTGCGGGTGCTGGCCAATCGTATGACCGAACTGGTGAGTCCTGAAGTCGCTGCCATCTTCGAGATGTACCAGCAGATGCTGCAAGATGCCTCAATTGCCGATGCTGTCGAAGCGGAGATCGAGCAAGGGCTGGCTGCGCAATCGGCTGTGAAGAAGGTGCTGCTAGGTTTCGTGGATCAGTTTGAAGCGATGACAGATCCTTATATTCGTGAGCGTGCCAGTGATGTTAGAGATCTGGGACAGCGGCTGCTGGCGCAGCTTAACCCGAATAAACGCGATCAACGGCAACTTGAAGATGAAGTGATCCTGGTGGCAGAAGAGGTCACTGCGTCGATGTTAGCCGAGATCCCAAGGCGTAAGCTTGCCGGTTTACTGTCGATGCGTGGTTCGAATAACTCCCACGCAGCTATCTTGGCGCGAGCGATGGGGGTACCGGCGCTGCTGGGTATTGAAGAAGTCCCCGTTGCGCAATTGGATGGTTTAGAGCTTATTATTGATGGCTATAGCGGCGAACTTTATGTCTCGCCGAATGAAGCTGTTCTGAGTGAATATCGCCGGCTGATTGGCGAAGAAGATGAACTGCGCAGCGTCTATACCAAGCAAGCCGATCTGAGCGCCACCACCCCTGATGGTTTTGAAGTCCGTATTCATCTGAATGCGGGTTTAAGTGCTGATACCGATATTGCACACAGTTCTGGCGCCGATGGTGTTGGCCTCTATCGTACCGAGATCCCATTTATGATGGAGGATCGTTTTCCATCGGAAGAGGCGCAGTTCAATATCTACCGTAAAGTGCTGCAAAGTTACTGTGGCCGCCCTGTCACCATGCGCACCTTAGATGTGGGGGGGGATAAATCGTTACCTTATTTCCCTATCAATGAGGATAACCCTTTCTTGGGGTGGCGTGGGATCCGAATGACGCTGGATCATCCGGAGATCTTTCTGGTGCAGATCCGCGCCATGCTGCGGGCTAACTTGGGTATGGATAGCCTGAATATCATGTTCCCCATGATCACCAGTATCAGTGAAGTCGATGAAGCATTGCGCTTAACTCGGCAAGCTTACCGTGAGGTGAGCGAAGAGATCGCTGCGCAGGGTAACGATCAACTGTTAGCTCGGCCTAAAATCGGTGTGATGATCGAAGTGCCTGGGATTATTTATCAACTGCCAGCGTTGGCGTCTCGCGTAGATTTCATTTCTGTTGGATCTAACGATTTGACCCAATATCTGTTGGCGGTCGATCGGAATAACTCCCGTGTAGCCGAGCTTTATGATTCCTACCACCCAGCGGTATTGCTGGCACTGAAGCATATTTTTGATCAAGCGCATAAGTGCGGAATTCCAGTGAGCTTGTGTGGTGAATTGGCTGGTGAGCCTGCCGGCGCATTGCTTTTGATGGCAATGGGCTATCGCCAACTGAGTATGAACATTCACAACATTCCTAAAATTAAGTGGGTGATCCGTAAAGCGCGCCTTGACCAGTCGAAACAAGTTTTAGATCAAGTGCTGGCATTAGAGTCTCCCAATGATGTGAGGCGTGTCATGTCACAACATCTTGAGACATTAGGGCTGGGTGGTTTGGTTCGCGCGGGTAAATAG